From the genome of Marasmius oreades isolate 03SP1 chromosome 1, whole genome shotgun sequence:
GGTGCTGACAGGAGAATCAAGAGGATGTACGCCAACTACCAGATCTATGAATGCCTCGTCAAGTTCGATGTCTTCTTCTGGGTGGGATTTTCGGTTCAGTTTATATGGCTGGTCCTCAACAGGGATGATTGGGAGTTCTACGTGACCTGTGCTGCACTACCTTTGTCCGTCATCTTATTGGCGGAAGGACATTTAGCGGCTCGATATGAACACAAGTGGATGATGGCCACCTTCTTGTCCGGTTGTGTTGGTGCTATGATATACTTCCTCTACAAGGTTGCTCACTGTGCCCTTCGCTACTGCATATCCGCATGCTGATGATCTCTTATCCAATAGCTCATCAAGGTCCTGATGTTCAAAGATCAGCCACAGTTTCTACCTATCTGGAAGACTTTAACAGTATTCTGTAAGACTTGATCTTTAGTTCTTATTTCCGGAAGTGTTTGTAACATTGCTTTAGCTGTCATCGCCATCCTCCTCCTTTTCGCTACTTTCATCTTCTCGGTCCTCGTGATGAGAAAGTTTGGGCGAGGTTTGAAAACAGCCCGTATGTTTCATTTGTGCCCTTTTTTTCGACTTTGCTGATCCATCCGTTAGTCGCTCGCAAGAAGGAGCATCAGCGATTCGATTCGAGGCCAATGAATGGCTTACCCGCAAGCATGAATCCCAATCGCATGAGCATCGACTGAATGCGATCTTTTTCATTCAAACATGACAAAATGTATCGATAATTTCAGCCGGGGCTGTACATAGGCAGAGACATGGACATCGATCACTATAACATTCTATTCGTTCCCAAACTTCCTCTCTTTGCAGCGCATCTTACTTCATCCCCGCCTAATCAGCTCTTCAATTCTTGACTTTCACCCTTTCTTTTGTGTTCGAGTTCATACATCTGTGGATCCGGGTGTACTTTATTGTCTATACGATCTGCCCTCAAGTGCCATTTGTATTCATAGAGATCCGCATTGCTTTGCAGCCCTTCTTGTTTTGAGTGTCACCTTAAATCTAATCAATGTATGTAAGCGCTAGTAGCGTTTACCAAGTAGAATGGTCTATCATGATTCTTTATGGTGGTCATTGACCATAATAGGCATAATTATTATATGTTCTGAGACAGTTTTTACCAATTTTATTGGGGACCGTGTCGGCCCAAAGGCAATACGTCAACACGTGGCCATATTTCCTACGACAATGAAGTTCTTAGACTGAAAAAACTTTGCTTGGTCATGTCTTCACGGTGCGttgttgttctctttcttacACAATTGACTCAAGAGCTTTTGTATTTCTTGTCCTCAAAGTTTACGAGTAACTCCCCACCTTCGCGATCGTTCTTCCCTTCTCGGTACTCCACCATCTTCGGGACGTTCCTCACCTTGGGGTGAGCCATCTGGACAACGCTATGCAGAGGATTTAGAGGGTCAAAATGATGAAGCACTAGAGGGCATAAGTGCCAAAGTGAAGATGTTGAAGGATGTGAGTGTGCGGGTCGTTGCAGCGGCACCGCGTCTACTTCCTCGTCAGCAGCTGGATTGTTTTTTACTTGTTAGCTGAGTATCGGAATTGGGAATGAAGTACGGGAGTCTGCAGTGCAGCTCAGTCAAATGGTGCGTCGTGTAGTTTAAGCAATTGTTGAACTTGGGGTTTACCACCGTGGCCAGAACGATGCTTTCGCGGAAACGTCGGGTATTCTACAAGGAACATTTCGACGTATGAACAACATGGCTGCCCGTCAAGGCTGCCGTTGGTTGTGGTATATTGTCTTCCTGATCATTGTGTTCTGGTTTTTCATGACCACCTGGTGGTTTCGACGGTGACATGCGTGCTTCCATTAAACGGATCCTTCTTCAATAATATCTGGCTCAGGAATGGTCATACATTCTAGATCGTCCCAAAAATTATGGATACATTAAGGTACACGAGAAGAGGAATACAAAAGGTCTGCTATGGGACGTCTTTTAATTTGGCGTTCCCTATCTCCCATATCATTCGCCGGCGAAGATAGGGTACATCACTCTGGGTAAAGTTGAATGTCTCTTCTCCACGAGAAAGGGATTCGAGAAACTGGCAAGTGAAAACCCCGCAATCGTACCCATTCTCCTGCTGAGGTGTGTCCTAGAATGCCCGTCATTACATGACGTTTTTTAACCAGTATATTGAAGATATCCAACCTCAGAAGTATAATCATTCCACTCGGAAAAATCGAAAGGAGTCTTCTTTTTGTTTCGGTGCTCTGAATCTAAATATGTTCGGAGGTGCTGTTGTGTCTGGTGTTAACCACTTTGCAGGTACGAGAAAAGGTAAACATACTTTGAAAACCCTCGATCGATCCATGGTATTCATACTATCGTACGACTCTATTCGCTTTCTTCTGAAGTTGATCGCTGCTCCCGTCCAATGCATATTATTGTGGTTAACGGGAATAAGGATCATATCTTTAGAGAATATATCGACCTGACGCGTGTTGAGGTTAGTGATGTGATGTCAAACTGTCGACGTACTTTCTTAGTCCACTTGGCTAAACGTCCCCTTTCATACCCCTCCTTCTCCAGCTTTGTCCAGAAAAATGTAGTGAAGTAATAAGCATCCAGCGGTTTGCCAGACGAGCCTTTATTCTCTTTATCGTCTTTGTAACTTTCAGATCTTCCCAGAATCATAGCGCCGTAGAAATTGATGATCTCGTCGTTGAGCCAACTAGCGGGGCGTAGGCGCACAATATCTTGGTCGGAAACTTGCTCCCTGGCATATTTGGAGATGGCACCACGTTTCTTCAGGAACGCGTTGACCTGCGCTTCATCTTCGGGACTAAGAGATTTCGGAAGCGGTGCACGTTTCGGACGAAGCCTCTGCTCAATCTCGCCATCTTTCGTCCTTTCTCGGATACGAAGCTGTTCCAGTGAGGGATGAAACGGAATTGGAGGTTTGGGTCTACGTAAAGAACCAGTTAGGATGTAATTTGCAAACATGTGCGAGAGCGTTACCCAGATAATGTTTGCCTAGCTAATTCCAGCTGCCTTTCTAGCCATTGCGCCTGTGAGCGATATTTAGCGAGCGATAACTAACGATAATAAAAGCACCCATACTTTCGTGTCCGCGTCCGAATGGCGTCTGGGCCGTGAAACCTCCACGTCTGCAAAATGAGAGCGGAGATTTCCGAGAGATGAAGATGCTCAGAAAAATTCAGGCGGCCGCCTAAGAGGGATCATCAAGTCGACTCACGAGAAAGTATATCCCGCTTATTTTCACTAAGTGACTCCAGTTTACTCTTGTAATCGAGAAAACCTGCATAGTGATGAAGAACAGTTGCTGACAGGTGGTGGAATATTTTACCTTTGAAAGTCGAGAAATTCGAGCGATAACCTGCAAAAGAGTTTAATTTTTGTAACTAAGGAACGTGAGCCAAGATAGTACCTCTCCTCTGGTTGAAATTGAACAACTGCTTTTGCATTTCTTCCATTTCAAGTTTCCTTGAAGCCTGTACATCACGTTTATGCTACGGGTGTGATTGAGAGTTTGCGCATCGCGTGTATAGGAAAACGTCGAACCTGAGCAGCGTGGATGTGTTCTCTGTGACGGAAATGCTTTTTAGGATATACGTCCAATGTTTTCAGCTCACGCTCGACGGCAGATCGTGGTGTAGAGCGACCAGAGGCAGTTGCCTCGGACGGTGCAAGGGAGAAGCGTGAAGAGTGGAGATTCGAGGGTTCTGGAGGGGGTCCCATAGCTCCTAGTTTGCGTTTT
Proteins encoded in this window:
- a CDS encoding uncharacterized protein (MEROPS:MER0011012), translated to MLNIRKRPAPEPIIPLNARKQSRTAILNNIGEKQSPSSNHGLLSRWSGFAKDFVELGLDTFNFFLLGEEKQKRGNIPFRNSPSNPIVISSSPEPSQTAREGPIKTPRTNSSSTQRRHSDTFTSELSEGPFTARSLSFPSSSTPGNISPALIPPSPFSSSRKRKLGAMGPPPEPSNLHSSRFSLAPSEATASGRSTPRSAVERELKTLDVYPKKHFRHREHIHAAQHKRDVQASRKLEMEEMQKQLFNFNQRRGYRSNFSTFKGFLDYKSKLESLSENKRDILSPSSSLGNLRSHFADVEVSRPRRHSDADTKAQWLERQLELARQTLSGPKPPIPFHPSLEQLRIRERTKDGEIEQRLRPKRAPLPKSLSPEDEAQVNAFLKKRGAISKYAREQVSDQDIVRLRPASWLNDEIINFYGAMILGRSESYKDDKENKGSSGKPLDAYYFTTFFWTKLEKEGYERGRLAKWTKKVDIFSKDMILIPVNHNNMHWTGAAINFRRKRIESYDSMNTMDRSRVFKHLRTYLDSEHRNKKKTPFDFSEWNDYTSEDTPQQENGYDCGVFTCQFLESLSRGEETFNFTQSDVPYLRRRMIWEIGNAKLKDVP